Part of the Mangifera indica cultivar Alphonso chromosome 4, CATAS_Mindica_2.1, whole genome shotgun sequence genome, gttaaatagtgatatattattatataattaaatattattttatttttaatttttaattatattattgtcaTGCAGGTGACGCGTGATTCCTTATAGGCCAACACGTATTTATCTCCACCCTCAAActtgggaaattgaaaattttagcactattttattccgtgtatacaaaattatcacCTATTCTAatgctttcacaaatatatcacaacagtactcaccttccccaaaatacccctctttagtttttcatacataaattctctctcctcttttctacaacttttttttctcttcttcctcttctttcaaaatgataaaataatcacTATCACTTCTTCCtcatcttaaaaaacaaaagcagaaagaaaaaaactaaatttttcagattaagaatttttcaaagtaaggatttaaaaaaaaaagagcaacccacaaaaactcaaacacatcCACTGTATAAACCTTAGAGGAAATGATGATGGGAGAAGACTATGTAAcagtatttaactggaaaaagataaaaaattgagatttaaggatttaagtgaaacaaaaaaaactggatatttaactttaaaaaaaaaaaaaattggcgtGAAAGTTACTgtgtaacgccaacccttaatatatgtatataatattatatatatataatattaaataatattattataatataatattaaatatattataatatatattttatatatataacagtaaAGGTTGGcgaaatcgccaacccttggcgccgccaagggttggcgatttcgCCAACCCTTattaactattatatatattataatataatatatatattatattatatatattataatataaaatattatattatatatattattattaatattatattatatgttataatataaaatattttatatattattataatattatatatataatataatatatataatatattatattataatatatattttatatattatatatatataatagtaaaggttggcggaatcgccaacgtCAAGGTTGGCGATTCTGCCAaccttattaattattatatatatatatatatatatatatatatatatatatatatatatatatatatatatatatatatatatatatatatattataaataatataatatattatataattataattattttttattaatatattatatataatataatatattataatatataaaatatattaatagataatattaatattatatattataatattaaaaataaaaaaaaattgtagtaCGCCAACCCTTAGCACcaaaagggttggcgtccttttttaatttattttaataatataataatataatatattatataatatatataattaaaattatataatattataatatatatgaatacatattataatattatattataatatatttatatatatatatatattataataatataaaaaatatatatatgtattcatatattaatattatatatatatatatatatatatatatatatatatatatatatatatatatatatatatatatatatatatatatatgtaaaaggagTCTAGGTTGGCGATAAGGGAAACTGgcctgtagcattaatgtagAGTGGGCTCaccctttataaagcaaaacaagtGGTGTGGGAAAAGTTAGCGTAATAAtcccaaaattttcagtttgttttttttttttctattaatatattatatatattttgttatataattatatattataatattatatattatgtaatatattatataattatttaattatataattagaattatattatatataatatattataatatataattataattatataatatatatatatatatataatacttaataaggttggcggaatcgccaaccttggcattggcgattccgccaacctttactattatatatatataatatatataatatatattataatttaatatattatatatattgtattttatatataatattataataatatataaaatattttatattataatatataatataatattaataataatatataataaaatattttatattataatatatataatacaattataatataatatatattataatataatataatatatatattatattataatatatatataatagttaatAAGGGTTGGCGAAATCGCCAACCTTTactgttatatataatatataatattaatatatatatataacaagtaCTGCAAGTGGAAGTGTTTCTCGTGAAGTGGGCACAGCTATTTCCAAAAGTGCTTCCATAATAGCAGAAGCACTTCAGGCCTgtgaagagagagaagagagaagacaCAAAGTCTCCATGAGAGAAGACTGgagattgaaatattattaacatatatatattaatattatatattatatatataatatataatatataattacgaAAGGTTAGCGGGGTCGCCAACCCTTagcgtcgccaagggttggcgatgccgcgaACCTTTggcaatattaatatatatatattataatatataacatattataatataaaatattatatatataatattatatataataaaataatatataatatattataatataaaatattatatatattattaataatattataatatattttatatattgttaataatattataatataatatacatataattatataatatattatattatataattttatataaaatatatattatataattataaatattaaatataatataatatataatatattatatatataatatatatatatattaatattatatatataatatataatatataatatataattgccaaaggttggcggggtcgccaacccttggcgacgccaacctttggcaatattaatatatatatattatataatattataatatataacatattataatataaaatattatatatataatattatatataataaaataatatataatatattataatataaaatattatatatattattaataatattataatatattttatatattgttaataatattataatataatatacatataattatataatatattatattatataattttatataaaatatatattatataattataaatattaaatataatataatatataatatattatatatataatatatatatatataaaattatatattataatatattatatataataaaaatatacattaatatattataatatattatatatattattattattattaatatattaataataatatttatataatataatatatgtatatattgttgTGAGGGTAGGCGGAATCccttatcaatttattttatatattaaattatataatattataatataatatagtataatattatattatattataatataatgtcTTGGTGTTTGgtgacgccaaccctttgcttgtaaaaatgtattatgggttggcggaaacgccaacctccaaaaattataaaacgccAACCCATGCcaaccatttaaaatttttttttttccagttttctttttaattaaatacccaatCTACCGATAAGATTTCTAGTTTTTTGAAATCTGAAATCTACCGAATAAGATTTGCCAATCAGTTTAattcttcagtttttttttctgacaacctttttaacttttttttcagtttttttttcagtaaagaATTGTTAATCTGAAATCAATttcctttttcagttttttcctttcttcttttatttttgaaacatttattctattttctacatgattcttttatcacttgaaagatgagaaagaagagaaaaaaaagttgcagagaagaagaaagagagaatatacgcttgaaatattgaagaggggtattttggggaaggtgagtactgttgtggtatatttgtgaaagcattaggataggtggcaattttgtatacacagaataaaatagtgctaaaaatttcaatttcccaattTCAATTTCCCCTCAAACTTCCCGACTCTCTGCATCAACTTAGAGCTCATAATTGAAGCTCAAAAATTCTCAGCTCcattcattttttaagtttcccAGTAAGATTCATTATAATGATTACGACTCATCATCACCATCGTCTTCATTTCACGGGAATCAGAATAAAGTCTCCGACGGAGAACCAGCGGCGTCCTTTATGTTCAGTACTTGTCAGCTTTCGTTGCAACAGTCAAGGCAAGAACAGCGGAAAATCTGGAGATCGTATCAATGGCAATGGCATAGTATTGGTGAATCCTAAGCCACATAAAGGGCCGGTTTCTAAAGCCATCGATTGTTTAGAAAGTTTGATCGTCAAGTTCATGCATAATTCTTCGTTGCCTCTCCAGTATCTCTCCGGTAATTTCGCTCCTGTTCCGTCCGAAACTCCCCCCACTGCAGAGCTCCACGTCGTCGGCAATCTTCCTGTAAGTTCGAAGCAAGTTATATACAATTGAATATCAACTTTGATATTGTAAATGTTGTATCTATGTGTTTCAGGAATGCTTGAATGGGGAGTTTATAAGAGTTGGTCCTAACCCAAAGTTTACTCCGGTGGCTGGATATCATTGGTATGTTGTAACACACTGGTTCAATACTCGGTTTCACTGTCcaaatattattagtattagACTATTTAGGAGATGCTCAGCATTTCTCTTCGTATTTCGTAGACGATAGATTTATCCTGCATTGCACTTCATGATCTGGTTAAATAGGCAAACTAAAATCCTGATTAACTGGTTCTGGAAGCTGTTAAACTGAACTATTAGCAATAGATCAGATCAGACTATTAAACCAGAATATTTCGTAGCATTAATCAGTTTAATGTTATCTCTGTAGTTGCAAATAATTCGGGTGATGTGGTGTTGATTCCTTGCTGTTGCTTGTTGTGCAGGTTTGATGGAGACGGGTGCGTGCAGATCTCATTTGTTACAATACGACTGAATAtcaagtttttcatttttcatgaattttgtgtaaaaattattatgtctGAAATGAAACAATACACACATGGCTCATCACAAAAGAAATCATATAGTTTATACGCTTTGATTTGGATGAACCAAAAGTAATAACTACAACATGGGCGTACAAGGTCTTCTTCAGCTCACTTTTCTTATGTCGTATTATAGATTTGCTGTTATTTATAGGAAGAAAGAGAGCGGACCTGAGTATGCAATGGAACTAGTCTGATGAATGCAAAGTCGGATAGGATCTTCTAGCTTAGCctcatgtaaaaaattatatttaaaattcataacTTATATAATTACCTTTTACATTCAAAAGTTACGTGATAGGATTTTAAGAGTATAAACATAAAGTTTATAATATCTAAGTTAAATCATGAACTCGCAATCTCATCAAACTAATTAACAACAAAATCATACTTAATCATAGTTGAACTGATTTCAACAATGAAAATAAGTCACATGCGTTTCACTGATTTTCAATTCTAGATTAAATCTTATTCAAAGACAACCATTATTTATTAGGTCTACTAATCTGTTCTacactaaaatatttttgtgtttattttttcgaagaaaatatatatatatatatacacacacataagTAGAGCCAATGACTTATGATAGgtcatattataaaaattctaaCATTTTTACTGCAATAACTTTATGTAATATTGCATCATGGGTTATATTCTGGTTGCTAAACTAGCCTGTATTTTCTGTTAGTAAAGTCTGGTTACTTGCTTTGCTGAAGTACAGAGTTATATGTATATAGacctaaatataattttgtgaaattgtAGAATGGTTCATGGTGTGCGCATCAAGGATGGAAGGGCAAGCTATATCTCTCGTTTTGTGCAGACTTCACGTCTTAAGCAGGAAGAGTTTTTTGGAGAAGCTAAATTTACAAAGGTATACTCATTTACTACACAAGTTGATTGATTCAAAAAGAACTAAAAATTGGTTGCCTGATGTAAATGAACAGAGTTATCGAACCTTGCTTGCTATGATTTTAGTCTTTGCTTTATATGATGTTCAGAAAAGTGACTTTTCCATACATCATTTGTGCGCATAAAGAGAAGGTAATGACACAACttactttaaatttgtttgaatggAGCTACATCATTGTTCCGTTTTTATAGGTCTTTACAAAGTGTTATTAGATCTCTTTCACTCAAAAGCTAGCTAGTGCGATTTTCTCTCGCACCCAACTCAATTTCCAACCAATGTGGCATTGCTAATACgtttctggttttttttttccccagaTTGGAGACCTCAAGGGGCTGTTTGGATTATTGATGTTTTCGATGGGCATTCTGAGGATGAAGTTGAACGTACTGGACTTGTCTTACGGAATTGGAGGAGGTATAGGCTGTTGATCCAATTCCTAAGCTTATGCATAATCCATTAAAAAGATCACTATTTGCTTAGCTCTCTCTTTCAGGCAATACAGCTCTTGTATATCACCATGGAAAACTTCTGGCACTATCAGAGACGGATAAACCTTGTAATTAAGTTTACTTTCTTCTTTCATTccaactttttttctcttcatgaTAAAAAATCTATCCCTCTTCCATTATGCAGATGTCCTTAAAGTTTCAAAAGATGGAGATCTGCAAACACTTGGGATGTTAGATTATGATAAAAGACTAAAACATCCCTTCACTGCTCATCCGAAAATTGACCCGCATACTGGTAAAAGGAAACCCATCCTCTTAAAAATAATCCCTGGTTAACCAGGATCTCTTTACAAGACATCTGAATGCAGGTGAGATGTTTACTTTTGGTCAGTCGCGAACTCCACCGTATGTCACCTACAGAGTCATTTCCAAGGACGGTTTCATGCATGACCCGGTACCTATAACATTATCACAGTCTGTCATGATGCATGACTTTGCTATTACCGAGAATTATGCAATTTTTATGGATCTTCCTATGTGTTTTAGTCCGAAGGTATGGTAttcaaatttttcattgttCAAAAAGTGAACCTGAAAGTGTTTAATCCAAAAGATTTCCAGGAAATGGTGAAACAAAACAAGATGATCTATGCATTTGATCCAACGATTAGAGCTCGTTTTGGTGTACTTCCACGATATGCCAAGGATGAGGATCAAATTAGATGGTTTGAGCTTCCAAGCTGCTTCATAAGTCATAATGGTTTGTTCGACTTAGTCTCTTAAACTTTAGGGGTGGCTCCAGGTAGCTACAGCCCGGGTGAAATTCCATGCTTATAGGGGTGGATCCTATGTAAGCTGGCTCACTCGACTTGATAGAATCAATCTTGAAATCCAAGATTAACAATTTGGATTGATAACGTCTTAGTTGTTTATCCAATGATAAAGTTCATTATTTTACTGATAATATCTCAAATATACTATTTATCCCTTGAGAGCCAACTAGTAATATTGTATACCAATTAAAACGAATTCTAAcatgaattgaatattataaggccaaacgactatttcccacccaaggtttgatgatttctcaagttttcaccctttaactatgaaaacaccaaacacccattCATGattggttagatttaacaaaactctaacggtggtaaatttaatctcattttccctcctaaaagtttaaaaactaacattttttccctaagctaagtttgaaaatatcgcatttcccccccagggtttatttccaaaccctttcactttctccaacgccatcaccggccgtcttcccctcccgacggtttctcttccaccaacGGTCGCCCTAAACTCCTGCACTACTCATCCAACGTAGAGATAAgttgtctgggaagagaaatcgtcttctcAGACGACTTATCTGACGACGACGATCGCGGTTGTCTTCATcgtagttggaagatgaagacgaagattaagcctgatcgcagttggaagatgaagacgacgacgactgggaagcccgacgaagttcttcgtcttccaaggattctccgactccgatggggggtccaaatgggaggaaagagatcgccggaaggagaggatacttcaggagggagagatcgtcggcaatggagccggagatgtcgtcggcaatggagccggagatgtcgtcggagatttcaaaaagaaaccctagggtgaaactgtgattttttaaaacttaggttgagggaaaattttagtttttaaagtttagaagggcaaaatagattctatttaagtttatttttaatattatagagaaaatgacgattttacccttgccactgttagagttttgttaaatctaaccgaccataggtgggtgtttggtgtttccatagttaaagggtggaaacttgagaaaacatcaaaccttaggtgggaaatagtcatttggccatattataaattcaagttgaaaACTCGAGTCAAcctaaatttaacttaaatcgAATCCACCcgttatatttatattatagttttatGAATAATTCTACTTGATTTTAgttcttatttttcttatttaaataagATTATCTTTAAGAACTGAAATACTATCTGATAGGTCTATTCACACATTCACACACTTTCATCTATATTTGCATGGAGAAAAaggttatatatattaacaataggTACAGATATTGgtataaaacattatttttatttcaatcattAATGCATGAAGTATTATTGGAGCCACtcatattgaattttatgtatCTAGCCAATGCTTGGGAGGAGGATGAAGAAGTTGTTCTGATCACTTGTCGCACGGAGAATCTAGATTTAGAAATATTCAACGGACCTCTCAAAGAAAAGACTGAGAACTTCTCAATGGAGTTGTAGGTTATCTATAATTAATGTATATTTACTTTTGGAAGTTCCATACGATGTCATGTTAAGGTCGTCTTTCTTTGTGACCAATATTCTTCATAATCAGGTATGAGATGAGATTCAACATGGAAACTGGTATGGCTTCACAAAAGAAACTATCAGCATCTTCTGTAGAACTTCCCAGGATAAATGACAGATACTGTGGCAAGTATGCTAGTCCCCGCGGATTGTCTCTTATACCATTTGACCTACTTCTATTTAACTAGTTTTACCTTAATGTtccttaataatatatttcctAATGATATGAGATGTGCATACATATGCTTAGCATTTTGCCGACTGGGGATTTTACCAAAGATATTAAAGCTTTGACAAATTTGAAAGTACTAGTTTAGCGAAATCTCATATTTTCACCTGATGTCTAACTCAGGAAGCTGAGATATGTTTATGGAACCCGTTTCATAGACAAAAAAGTC contains:
- the LOC123212769 gene encoding carotenoid 9,10(9',10')-cleavage dioxygenase 1-like, whose product is MITTHHHHRLHFTGIRIKSPTENQRRPLCSVLVSFRCNSQGKNSGKSGDRINGNGIVLVNPKPHKGPVSKAIDCLESLIVKFMHNSSLPLQYLSGNFAPVPSETPPTAELHVVGNLPECLNGEFIRVGPNPKFTPVAGYHWFDGDGMVHGVRIKDGRASYISRFVQTSRLKQEEFFGEAKFTKIGDLKGLFGLLMFSMGILRMKLNVLDLSYGIGGGNTALVYHHGKLLALSETDKPYVLKVSKDGDLQTLGMLDYDKRLKHPFTAHPKIDPHTGEMFTFGQSRTPPYVTYRVISKDGFMHDPVPITLSQSVMMHDFAITENYAIFMDLPMCFSPKEMVKQNKMIYAFDPTIRARFGVLPRYAKDEDQIRWFELPSCFISHNANAWEEDEEVVLITCRTENLDLEIFNGPLKEKTENFSMELYEMRFNMETGMASQKKLSASSVELPRINDRYCGKKLRYVYGTRFIDKKVSAIIKFDLEVEPEAGKEKLEVGRNVRGIFELGPGRFGSEAVFVPREPGIGSEEDDGYLIFFVHDENTGKSAMYAIDAKTMAADAVAVVELPHRVPYGFHGIFVIEEQLQELAKL